A region of Moorena sp. SIOASIH DNA encodes the following proteins:
- a CDS encoding DUF433 domain-containing protein has product MQIQDYFNFLASDDIRIKGSRIGIESVLYEYIYRAKTPEEIAEQFETITLEEVYATILYYLHNKEEVRAYLADWLEFCRQQREEQKRNPSPARQRFRQLKAEADAQQESTKSVKALS; this is encoded by the coding sequence CCTAGCCTCTGACGATATCCGCATCAAAGGCAGCCGCATTGGCATCGAAAGTGTCCTCTACGAATACATCTATCGTGCCAAAACCCCCGAAGAAATTGCCGAACAATTTGAGACCATTACCCTAGAAGAAGTCTACGCCACCATCCTCTACTATCTACACAACAAAGAGGAGGTCAGGGCTTACTTGGCTGACTGGCTAGAGTTTTGCCGTCAACAACGAGAAGAGCAAAAACGTAATCCTTCCCCTGCACGGCAGAGGTTTCGCCAATTAAAAGCAGAAGCAGATGCTCAGCAAGAGTCTACCAAATCAGTTAAGGCTTTAAGCTAA